The following coding sequences are from one Mycolicibacterium aichiense window:
- the steA gene encoding putative cytokinetic ring protein SteA produces the protein MKMSALLSRNTGARPGVAGTARVDRDIDRLLRRVGPGDIVVLDILDLDRMTADALVDANIAGVVNASPSISGRYPNLGPEVLVANNITLIDSAGPEVFKKIKDGAKIRLHNGGVYSGDRRLALGVERSDEEIADLMQDAKTGLVAHLEAFAGNTIEFIRSESPLLIDGIGIPDIDVDVYRRHVLVVADGPGAEDDLKALKPFIKEYQPVLIGVESGADLLQKNGYRPQLIVGNPDQMSADVLKSGAQVVLPADADGHANGLERIQDLGIGAMTFPAAGSAADLALLLVDHHGASLIVTAGHSASIEEFFDRSRQQSNPSTFLTRLKVGEKLVDAKAVATLYRNHISGGAIAMLILAVLFAIIAALWVSRADTFVIDWIVTYWNRFSLWVQSWVT, from the coding sequence ATGAAGATGTCAGCGCTTCTCTCCCGTAATACCGGTGCACGACCAGGAGTCGCGGGGACAGCCCGCGTCGATCGCGACATCGATCGCCTGCTTCGCCGTGTGGGCCCGGGCGACATTGTGGTGCTCGACATCCTCGACCTGGACCGGATGACGGCGGACGCTTTGGTCGACGCGAACATCGCCGGCGTGGTCAACGCCTCTCCGTCGATCTCGGGCCGGTACCCCAACCTGGGCCCGGAAGTACTGGTGGCCAACAACATCACGCTGATCGACAGCGCCGGTCCCGAAGTCTTCAAGAAGATCAAGGACGGCGCGAAGATCCGGCTGCACAACGGTGGGGTGTACTCCGGCGATCGCCGTCTCGCCCTGGGCGTGGAGCGCAGCGACGAAGAGATCGCCGACCTCATGCAGGACGCCAAGACCGGGCTGGTCGCGCATCTGGAGGCGTTCGCAGGCAACACCATCGAATTCATCCGCAGCGAGAGCCCGCTGCTGATCGACGGTATCGGCATTCCGGACATCGACGTCGACGTCTACCGCCGTCATGTCCTGGTGGTGGCCGACGGACCCGGCGCCGAAGACGACCTCAAGGCGCTCAAGCCCTTCATCAAGGAGTACCAGCCGGTGCTCATCGGGGTGGAGAGCGGCGCAGACCTATTGCAGAAGAACGGTTACCGGCCCCAGCTGATCGTCGGCAACCCCGACCAGATGAGCGCTGACGTGCTCAAGAGCGGTGCGCAGGTGGTCCTGCCGGCCGATGCCGACGGGCACGCCAACGGTCTGGAACGCATTCAGGACCTGGGCATAGGGGCGATGACGTTCCCGGCCGCCGGCTCGGCCGCCGACCTGGCGCTGCTGCTCGTCGACCATCACGGCGCCTCGCTGATCGTGACGGCCGGTCATTCGGCGAGCATCGAAGAGTTCTTCGACCGCTCCCGCCAGCAGAGCAACCCGTCGACGTTCCTCACCAGGCTGAAGGTCGGCGAGAAGCTCGTGGACGCGAAAGCTGTTGCCACGCTGTACCGGAACCACATCTCCGGCGGGGCGATCGCCATGCTGATCCTGGCGGTGCTGTTCGCGATCATCGCCGCGCTGTGGGTGTCGCGGGCCGACACATTCGTCATCGACTGGATTGTGACCTACTGGAACCGCTTCTCGCTGTGGGTGCAGAGCTGGGTGACCTAG
- the recN gene encoding DNA repair protein RecN, translating into MLAEIRIESLGAISAATAEFDRGLTVLTGETGTGKTMVVTGLHLLGGARADATRVRSGSERAVVEGRFATAELDDATGKRIDEILDSSGADRDDDGSIIALRTVSRDGPSRAYLGGRSVPAKSLSTFTSELLTLHGQNDQLRLMRPEEQRAALDRFTGVDAKLERYKKLRDQWQVARRDLVDRTNRARELAQEADRLKFALTEIDGVDPMPGEDESLVADIRRLSELDALREAVAGARANLSADDLTDGEPRSATDTLGRAAALLQSTDDPALAALARQLTDALTVAGDVARELGDFLGDLPDDASALETKLARQAELRNLTRKYAADVNGVLAWAKESRERLAQLDVSEDALAGLGRRVDELAGQVATSALELSKARTKAAKGLAKAITAELNGLAMTHADFSVTVSLMPARDDDSAPLRLPSGETVHAGGEGIDLVEFGFTAHRGSDVLPLNKSASGGELSRVMLALEVVLAASAEGTTMVFDEVDAGVGGRAAVQIGRRLARLARTHQVIVVTHLPQVAAYADSHLVVDSAGNGTSGVRRLDTEQRVGELARMLAGLGESDTGRAHARELLDAAQGDRGLS; encoded by the coding sequence ATGCTGGCTGAGATCCGGATCGAGTCATTGGGCGCGATCAGCGCCGCCACCGCTGAGTTCGACCGCGGACTGACCGTGCTGACCGGCGAGACCGGCACCGGCAAGACCATGGTGGTGACGGGCCTGCACCTACTCGGCGGGGCACGCGCCGATGCCACCAGGGTGCGGTCGGGTTCTGAGCGGGCGGTGGTCGAAGGCCGTTTCGCCACTGCAGAACTCGACGACGCCACCGGCAAGCGGATCGACGAGATCCTGGACTCCTCCGGCGCCGATCGTGACGACGACGGCAGCATCATTGCGCTGCGAACCGTCAGCCGCGACGGGCCGTCGCGGGCCTACCTCGGTGGGCGCAGCGTGCCCGCCAAGTCGCTGTCGACATTCACCTCGGAACTGCTGACGCTGCACGGCCAGAACGACCAGCTGCGGCTGATGCGCCCCGAGGAACAGCGCGCTGCCCTGGACCGCTTCACTGGGGTCGACGCGAAACTGGAGCGCTACAAGAAGCTGCGCGACCAGTGGCAGGTGGCCCGGCGGGATCTGGTCGACCGGACGAACCGGGCTCGCGAGCTGGCGCAGGAAGCGGACCGGCTGAAGTTCGCGCTGACCGAGATCGACGGTGTCGACCCGATGCCTGGAGAAGACGAATCGCTGGTGGCCGACATCCGCCGGCTCTCCGAACTCGACGCGCTGCGCGAGGCGGTCGCCGGCGCGCGCGCCAATCTCTCGGCCGACGATCTCACCGACGGTGAACCCCGTTCTGCCACGGATACTTTGGGGCGTGCGGCGGCCCTACTGCAGTCCACCGACGATCCCGCGCTGGCGGCGTTGGCCCGTCAGCTCACCGACGCGCTGACCGTCGCCGGCGACGTCGCCCGTGAACTCGGCGACTTCCTGGGCGACCTGCCCGATGACGCCAGCGCCTTGGAGACCAAGCTCGCGCGCCAGGCCGAGCTGCGCAACCTGACCCGCAAGTACGCCGCCGACGTCAACGGTGTGCTGGCGTGGGCCAAGGAGTCCCGCGAGCGCCTGGCGCAGCTCGACGTGTCGGAGGACGCGCTGGCCGGGCTGGGCCGCCGCGTCGACGAGCTCGCCGGCCAGGTGGCGACGTCCGCTCTGGAGCTGTCCAAGGCCCGCACCAAGGCGGCGAAGGGCTTGGCCAAGGCCATCACCGCCGAGCTGAACGGGTTGGCGATGACGCACGCCGACTTCAGCGTGACGGTGTCGCTGATGCCGGCCCGCGACGACGACAGTGCACCGTTGCGGTTGCCGTCGGGCGAGACCGTGCATGCCGGTGGAGAGGGCATCGACCTGGTCGAGTTCGGGTTCACCGCGCATCGCGGTTCCGATGTCCTGCCGCTGAACAAGAGCGCGTCCGGCGGTGAACTGTCGCGCGTGATGCTCGCGCTGGAAGTGGTGCTGGCCGCGTCGGCGGAGGGCACCACGATGGTGTTCGACGAGGTGGACGCGGGCGTCGGGGGTCGGGCCGCGGTGCAGATCGGCCGCCGTCTGGCGCGGCTTGCCCGCACTCATCAAGTCATCGTCGTCACCCACCTGCCGCAGGTCGCCGCCTACGCCGACAGCCACCTCGTCGTCGACAGCGCAGGCAACGGGACCAGCGGGGTGCGCCGCCTGGACACCGAGCAGCGGGTGGGGGAGCTGGCGAGGATGCTGGCCGGACTGGGGGAGTCCGACACCGGCCGCGCGCACGCCCGCGAGCTGCTCGACGCCGCTCAGGGCGATCGGGGACTCAGCTGA
- a CDS encoding NAD kinase, whose translation MTSERAILLVVHTAREEAIETARRVEKVLGDNDIALRVLSAESVDRGTHFDPTEMQAVGSTTEVVDADANAAVGCELVLVLGGDGTFLRAAELARNAEIPVLGINLGRIGFLAEAEAEAIDTVLEHVVTRTYRVEERMTLDIAVRDKGEVIARGWALNEASLEKGARLGVIGVVLEIDGRPVSAFGCDGVLVSSPTGSTAYAFSAGGPVVWPDLEAMIVVPNNAHALFARPMVTSPTALIAIEIEDDSHEALVFCDGRREMRVPAGGRLEVTKCTTPLKWVRLDSAPFTDRLVRKFRLPVTGWRGQ comes from the coding sequence ATGACTTCTGAGCGGGCAATCCTGCTCGTCGTACACACTGCTCGCGAGGAGGCCATCGAGACGGCCCGCCGGGTGGAAAAGGTGTTGGGCGACAACGATATAGCGCTGCGGGTTCTCTCTGCCGAATCCGTGGACCGCGGCACCCATTTCGACCCCACCGAAATGCAGGCGGTGGGCTCGACCACCGAAGTGGTCGACGCCGACGCCAACGCGGCCGTCGGGTGCGAGTTGGTGCTTGTCCTCGGAGGTGACGGCACCTTTCTGCGGGCCGCCGAACTGGCCCGCAATGCGGAAATTCCGGTGCTCGGAATCAACCTGGGGCGCATCGGGTTCTTGGCCGAGGCCGAAGCCGAGGCCATCGACACCGTTCTCGAGCACGTCGTCACCCGCACCTACCGCGTCGAGGAGCGGATGACTCTCGACATCGCGGTGCGCGACAAGGGCGAGGTCATCGCCCGCGGCTGGGCCCTCAACGAGGCCAGCCTGGAAAAGGGCGCGCGGCTCGGGGTGATCGGCGTCGTGCTGGAGATCGACGGCAGGCCGGTCTCCGCGTTCGGCTGCGACGGCGTGCTGGTCTCGAGCCCGACCGGCTCCACCGCGTACGCGTTCTCGGCGGGCGGGCCCGTGGTGTGGCCGGATCTGGAGGCCATGATCGTGGTGCCCAACAACGCTCACGCGTTGTTCGCACGCCCGATGGTCACGAGTCCGACTGCGCTGATTGCCATCGAGATCGAGGACGACAGCCACGAGGCGCTGGTGTTCTGCGACGGCCGCCGCGAGATGCGGGTGCCGGCCGGCGGGCGGCTCGAGGTGACCAAGTGCACGACCCCGCTGAAGTGGGTGCGCCTGGACAGCGCGCCGTTCACCGATCGGTTGGTTCGCAAATTCCGGCTGCCGGTCACCGGCTGGCGGGGGCAGTGA
- a CDS encoding TlyA family RNA methyltransferase produces the protein MTRRARVDAELVRRGLARSRQQAAELIGAGRVSIDGMRAVKPATAVAVTANLTVEAGDERTWVSRGAHKLIGALDAFGIDPAGRRCLDAGASTGGFTEVLLDRGATEVVAVDVGYGQLAWSLRSDPRVVVIERTNVRDLTPDAISGPVDLVVSDLSFISLATVLPALTVCASPHADIVPMVKPQFEVGREQVGAGGVVSDPELRTAAVLAVAARAGELGWQTVGATASPLPGPSGNVEYFLWLRAETDHGLHGDELDGAVRRAVAEGPQ, from the coding sequence ATGACGCGGCGTGCCCGGGTTGACGCTGAGCTGGTCCGTCGTGGACTGGCGCGGTCCCGGCAGCAGGCCGCCGAACTCATCGGCGCCGGCCGGGTCAGCATCGACGGCATGCGTGCGGTCAAACCTGCCACCGCGGTCGCCGTCACCGCGAACCTGACCGTCGAAGCCGGCGACGAGCGCACCTGGGTGTCGCGCGGCGCCCACAAGCTGATCGGAGCCCTGGACGCCTTCGGCATCGACCCGGCCGGGCGGCGCTGCCTCGACGCGGGCGCCTCGACCGGTGGCTTCACCGAGGTGCTCCTGGACCGTGGCGCCACCGAAGTCGTGGCGGTCGACGTCGGCTACGGCCAGCTGGCGTGGTCGCTGCGTTCCGATCCGCGCGTGGTGGTCATTGAGCGCACGAATGTGCGGGACCTGACACCCGATGCGATCAGCGGCCCTGTCGACCTGGTCGTGTCCGACCTGTCGTTCATCTCACTGGCCACGGTGCTGCCCGCACTGACTGTCTGCGCGTCCCCCCACGCCGATATCGTTCCCATGGTGAAGCCACAGTTCGAGGTCGGTCGCGAGCAGGTGGGTGCCGGCGGGGTGGTGTCCGATCCGGAACTGCGGACTGCCGCGGTGCTGGCCGTCGCAGCTCGCGCCGGTGAACTCGGCTGGCAGACGGTCGGCGCGACCGCCAGCCCGCTGCCCGGCCCCTCGGGCAACGTCGAATACTTCTTGTGGCTGCGTGCCGAAACAGACCACGGACTGCACGGAGACGAACTGGACGGCGCGGTACGCCGCGCCGTCGCGGAAGGACCGCAATGA
- a CDS encoding HAD-IIA family hydrolase: protein MTTLAQQHDCLLLDLDGTVFRGHEPTEGAIDALEAAQTRKLFVTNNASRAAEDVAAHLRDLGFVADAADVVTSAQSAARLLAQQLKPGSKVLIVGTDALAGEIEAVGLQPVRRFDDEPVAVVQGHSMTTGWPDLAEAALAIRSGALWVAANVDRTLPTERGLLPGNGSMVAALRTATDAEYQVAGKPAPALMRDALARGSFDTPLVVGDRLDTDIAGANAADLPSLMVLCGVSTAAEAVHAVPEQRPTYIGGDLRDLHTGSESLRVAEQPAWRVEVGDGSVIVSTAGTDHSDDGLSVVRATARAVWDAAGAGRRLTVRAGDDTARAALQRWSLLTAQDQLA from the coding sequence ATGACTACCCTTGCGCAGCAACATGATTGCTTGCTGCTCGATTTGGACGGCACCGTGTTTCGCGGTCATGAGCCGACCGAGGGCGCTATCGATGCCCTGGAGGCCGCGCAGACCCGCAAGCTGTTCGTCACCAACAACGCCTCCCGCGCCGCCGAAGACGTGGCGGCGCACTTGCGGGATCTGGGCTTCGTCGCGGACGCCGCCGATGTGGTGACCAGCGCCCAGAGTGCGGCCCGGCTGCTGGCCCAGCAGTTGAAACCGGGGTCGAAGGTGCTGATCGTCGGGACCGATGCGCTGGCAGGTGAGATCGAGGCGGTCGGGCTGCAGCCGGTGAGGCGGTTCGATGACGAGCCAGTGGCCGTCGTGCAGGGACATTCGATGACGACAGGATGGCCCGACCTGGCCGAGGCCGCGCTGGCCATCCGCTCCGGTGCGCTCTGGGTGGCGGCCAACGTCGACCGCACCCTGCCCACTGAACGGGGACTGCTGCCCGGAAACGGCTCGATGGTCGCCGCACTGCGCACCGCGACCGACGCCGAATACCAGGTGGCGGGCAAGCCCGCTCCGGCCCTGATGCGAGATGCCCTGGCGCGGGGCTCCTTTGATACTCCGCTGGTCGTCGGTGACCGCCTCGACACCGATATCGCAGGAGCCAACGCCGCGGATCTGCCCAGTCTGATGGTGCTGTGCGGGGTCAGCACCGCCGCCGAGGCGGTGCACGCCGTCCCCGAGCAACGCCCCACCTACATCGGTGGCGACCTCCGCGACCTGCACACCGGCTCAGAATCCCTGCGAGTCGCCGAGCAGCCGGCCTGGCGTGTCGAGGTGGGCGACGGCTCAGTGATCGTGAGCACGGCAGGCACAGACCACAGCGACGACGGGCTCTCGGTGGTCCGTGCGACCGCTCGCGCCGTGTGGGACGCGGCCGGAGCGGGGCGTCGGCTGACGGTGCGAGCCGGCGACGACACCGCACGCGCCGCGCTGCAGCGCTGGTCCCTGCTGACGGCACAGGATCAGCTAGCGTGA
- a CDS encoding tetratricopeptide repeat protein, which yields MVDDRQGNSGGRPSRRPSAAGAGNRDRRGNNAPHRSGPGRARPAQPRPAADGDGGGAAQAGPVIPASIEAKQLAPEIRGELTTLDKSTADTVARHLVAAGELLDEDPQAALEHAQAARARSGRIAAVREAVGIAAYQCGDWGQALSEFRAARRMGSKSQLLPLIADCERGVGRPERAIELARSPEAAELTGDDADELRIVAAGARADLGQLEQALVVLSTPQPDPSRTGSTAARLFYAYAETLLALGRGEDALQWFIHAAAADVEGVTDAEDRVGELA from the coding sequence GTGGTCGATGACAGGCAAGGCAATTCCGGTGGGCGTCCGTCCCGTCGGCCCTCGGCGGCAGGTGCTGGAAACCGCGATCGCCGGGGCAACAACGCACCACACCGGTCCGGACCGGGCCGTGCCCGTCCGGCGCAGCCGCGGCCGGCCGCCGATGGTGACGGGGGCGGCGCCGCCCAGGCCGGTCCGGTCATCCCGGCGTCCATCGAGGCCAAGCAACTCGCGCCCGAAATCCGCGGCGAACTCACGACTTTGGATAAGTCGACCGCCGACACCGTGGCCCGCCACCTGGTCGCGGCCGGCGAACTGCTCGACGAAGACCCGCAGGCCGCGCTGGAGCACGCCCAGGCCGCACGAGCCCGGTCGGGGCGGATCGCGGCGGTACGTGAAGCGGTCGGCATCGCCGCCTACCAGTGCGGCGACTGGGGTCAAGCACTGTCCGAATTCCGTGCCGCCCGCCGGATGGGCAGCAAGTCGCAGCTGCTTCCGCTGATCGCCGACTGCGAACGTGGCGTCGGACGGCCCGAACGCGCCATCGAACTCGCCCGCAGCCCCGAAGCGGCCGAGCTCACCGGTGACGACGCCGACGAGCTGCGGATCGTCGCCGCAGGCGCACGTGCCGACCTCGGTCAGCTCGAGCAGGCGCTGGTGGTGTTGTCCACACCGCAGCCCGACCCGTCGCGCACCGGCTCGACCGCTGCGCGACTGTTCTACGCCTACGCGGAGACGCTGCTGGCCCTCGGTCGCGGCGAGGATGCGCTGCAGTGGTTCATCCATGCCGCCGCAGCCGACGTCGAGGGCGTCACCGACGCCGAAGACCGGGTCGGCGAGCTGGCCTGA
- the tyrS gene encoding tyrosine--tRNA ligase: MSTTILDELGWRELIAQSTDIDALAAAAAQPPMTVYCGFDPTAPSLHAGNLVPLLTLRRFQRAGHRPIVLAGGATGMIGDPRDTGERTMNTTDTVAQWAERIRGQLERFVDFDESPSGAIVENNLNWTAQLSAIDFLRDVGKHFSVNVMLDRDTIRRRLDGDGISYTEFSYMLLQANDYVELHRRYGCSLQIGGSDQWGNIIAGVRLARQTLGASVHALTVPLVTAADGTKFGKSTGGGSLWLDPEMTSPYAWYQYFVNTADADVIRYLRWFTFLSADDLAELAQATAERPHERAAQRRLAQELTTLVHGQAATDAVEHASQALFGRGELSRLDEPTLSAALRETTVAELGPGGADGIVDLLVATGLSASKGAAKRTIAEGGVSVNNEKIDSEDWVAQPSHFLHGRWLVLRRGKRNIAGVQRV, from the coding sequence ATGAGCACGACGATTCTCGACGAGTTGGGCTGGCGGGAGCTGATTGCGCAGTCGACCGATATCGACGCGCTCGCCGCGGCGGCCGCCCAACCCCCGATGACTGTGTATTGCGGATTCGATCCGACCGCGCCGAGCCTGCATGCGGGAAACCTGGTGCCGTTGCTCACACTTCGCCGATTCCAACGAGCCGGCCATCGGCCGATCGTGCTGGCGGGTGGCGCGACCGGGATGATCGGTGATCCTCGTGACACCGGCGAGCGGACCATGAACACCACCGACACCGTCGCTCAGTGGGCAGAGCGCATCCGTGGCCAGCTGGAGCGGTTCGTCGACTTCGACGAGTCACCCAGCGGCGCGATCGTGGAGAACAACCTGAATTGGACCGCGCAGCTGAGCGCCATCGATTTCCTGCGCGACGTCGGCAAGCACTTCTCGGTGAACGTGATGCTCGACCGTGACACGATCCGTCGCCGGCTCGACGGCGACGGCATCTCGTACACCGAATTCAGCTACATGCTGCTGCAGGCCAACGACTATGTGGAACTGCACCGGCGCTACGGCTGCTCACTGCAGATCGGTGGGTCCGATCAATGGGGCAACATCATCGCCGGGGTGCGGCTGGCCCGTCAGACGTTGGGCGCAAGCGTCCATGCGCTGACCGTGCCGCTGGTCACCGCCGCTGACGGAACCAAGTTCGGCAAGTCCACCGGAGGCGGCAGCCTGTGGCTGGATCCCGAGATGACCAGCCCCTATGCCTGGTATCAGTACTTCGTCAACACCGCAGACGCCGACGTGATCCGGTACCTGCGCTGGTTCACCTTCTTGTCCGCCGACGACCTTGCCGAGCTCGCCCAGGCGACCGCGGAACGACCACATGAGCGGGCCGCACAGCGGCGGCTGGCCCAAGAACTGACCACGTTGGTCCACGGCCAGGCTGCGACTGACGCCGTTGAGCACGCGTCGCAGGCGTTGTTCGGCCGGGGCGAGCTCTCCCGGCTCGATGAACCGACGCTGTCGGCCGCGTTGCGGGAGACGACGGTGGCCGAGCTCGGCCCGGGCGGTGCGGACGGCATCGTCGATCTATTGGTGGCCACCGGCCTGTCGGCGAGCAAGGGTGCCGCCAAGCGCACGATCGCCGAAGGGGGAGTGTCGGTCAACAACGAGAAGATCGACAGCGAGGACTGGGTGGCACAACCGTCCCACTTCCTGCACGGGCGCTGGTTGGTGCTGCGGCGCGGGAAGCGGAATATCGCTGGGGTACAGCGGGTTTGA
- a CDS encoding DNA-3-methyladenine glycosylase yields the protein MGGDQLVTDPVSAARLLLGGVISCRGVSALIVEVEAYGGPPDGPWPDASAHSYRGPSVRNNVMFGPAGHLYTYRSHGIHVCANVSCGPEGTAAAVLVRAAAIESGLDVAQIRRGPLVRPAALARGPGNLCSALGIVMDDNGVDVFDPASPVTVQLGDGDGPESAGPRVGVSQAADRPWRLWLTGRPEVSAYRRSPRAPIPGASD from the coding sequence ATGGGTGGCGATCAGCTGGTTACGGATCCGGTCTCGGCGGCGCGGCTGCTGCTCGGCGGGGTGATCAGCTGCCGGGGTGTCAGCGCGCTCATCGTGGAGGTCGAGGCGTATGGCGGTCCGCCGGACGGCCCGTGGCCGGACGCCTCGGCGCATTCATATCGGGGTCCGAGTGTCCGCAACAACGTGATGTTCGGCCCGGCTGGTCACCTCTATACGTACCGAAGCCACGGCATCCACGTCTGCGCGAACGTGTCGTGCGGACCCGAGGGCACGGCGGCGGCGGTGCTGGTGCGGGCCGCGGCGATCGAGTCGGGTCTGGACGTGGCGCAGATCCGTCGTGGCCCGTTGGTGCGCCCGGCGGCGCTGGCCCGCGGTCCGGGCAACCTCTGTTCAGCGCTGGGCATCGTGATGGACGACAACGGGGTCGACGTCTTCGATCCGGCATCGCCGGTGACCGTCCAGCTCGGTGACGGGGATGGTCCGGAGAGTGCCGGGCCACGGGTCGGGGTCTCGCAGGCCGCCGACCGGCCGTGGCGATTGTGGCTCACCGGACGTCCCGAGGTGTCGGCATACCGCCGCAGTCCGCGGGCGCCAATCCCGGGCGCGAGCGACTGA
- a CDS encoding ABC transporter ATP-binding protein, whose product MMSSSGDELLVDRADPAIRVERLRVVRGKRVALHDITVTIPRGSITGLLGPSGCGKTTLMRSIVGTQIVTSGAVTVLGHPAGSPALRHRVGYVTQDPTIYNDLRVIDNVRYFAALYGATPAVADRAVDDVGLRDHAAAYCANLSGGQRARVSLACALVCQPDLLVLDEPTVGLDPVLRVDLWAQFDDLARRGTTLLVSSHVMDEADHCAGLLLMRDGRLLAQTTPTRLREDTGCTSLEEAFLSIIRHSTAASAS is encoded by the coding sequence GTGATGAGTTCATCGGGTGATGAATTGTTGGTGGACCGTGCCGATCCCGCCATCCGGGTCGAGCGCCTGCGTGTGGTGCGCGGTAAGCGGGTCGCCCTGCACGACATCACGGTGACGATCCCCCGCGGTTCGATCACCGGACTGCTCGGCCCGTCGGGCTGCGGCAAGACCACGCTGATGCGCAGCATCGTCGGCACCCAGATCGTCACGTCGGGAGCCGTGACCGTGCTCGGGCACCCGGCGGGATCCCCCGCACTGCGGCACCGGGTCGGCTACGTCACCCAGGATCCGACGATCTACAACGACCTCCGGGTCATCGACAACGTCCGCTACTTCGCCGCGCTGTACGGCGCCACCCCCGCGGTGGCCGATCGCGCGGTCGACGACGTCGGACTGCGCGATCACGCCGCGGCGTACTGCGCCAACCTGTCCGGCGGACAGCGCGCAAGGGTATCGCTGGCCTGCGCGTTGGTCTGTCAGCCCGACCTGCTGGTGCTCGACGAACCGACCGTCGGCCTCGATCCCGTGCTGCGCGTAGACCTGTGGGCCCAATTCGACGACTTGGCCCGCCGGGGCACCACCTTGCTGGTGTCCAGCCACGTGATGGACGAGGCCGACCACTGCGCGGGGCTGCTCCTCATGCGCGACGGCCGACTGCTGGCCCAGACCACCCCCACCCGACTGCGAGAGGACACCGGATGCACGTCACTCGAGGAAGCGTTCCTGTCCATCATCAGGCACAGCACCGCAGCGTCAGCAAGCTGA
- a CDS encoding ABC transporter permease — MHVTRGSVPVHHQAQHRSVSKLSARAYLATTGRILRQLRADHRSVAMILVVPSAVITLMYFMFDDVPKFPGAVSPFQTACLILLGLFPLFVMFLITSITMQRERSSGTLERILTTPLRRLDLLAAYGTAFSVAAAAQAILACVVAFWLLGFDTLGSPVWVFVIAVINAVLGVGLGLLASAFARTEFQAVQFMPVVIVPQLLLAGIIVPRNQMPTWLEWISNAMPASYALEALQQVNSHTELTTIAVRDIVVVLAFAMAAMALAAATLRRRTP; from the coding sequence ATGCACGTCACTCGAGGAAGCGTTCCTGTCCATCATCAGGCACAGCACCGCAGCGTCAGCAAGCTGAGCGCGCGCGCCTATCTGGCCACCACGGGCCGCATCCTGCGTCAGCTCCGGGCCGATCATCGAAGTGTCGCAATGATTCTCGTGGTGCCCAGCGCGGTCATCACGTTGATGTACTTCATGTTCGACGACGTGCCCAAGTTCCCCGGCGCGGTCTCGCCATTCCAGACCGCGTGCCTGATCCTGCTGGGACTGTTCCCACTGTTCGTGATGTTTCTGATCACCTCGATCACCATGCAGCGCGAACGGTCGTCGGGAACTCTCGAGCGGATTCTGACCACTCCCCTTCGCCGGCTCGATCTGCTGGCCGCCTACGGCACGGCGTTCTCGGTCGCGGCCGCCGCGCAGGCGATCCTGGCGTGCGTCGTGGCGTTCTGGCTGTTGGGGTTCGACACCTTGGGCAGCCCGGTGTGGGTGTTCGTCATCGCCGTCATCAACGCCGTGCTGGGTGTTGGCCTGGGCCTGCTGGCAAGTGCGTTCGCCCGCACCGAGTTTCAGGCCGTACAGTTCATGCCCGTGGTGATCGTCCCGCAGCTGCTGCTGGCCGGAATCATCGTGCCGCGCAATCAGATGCCAACCTGGCTGGAATGGATCAGCAACGCGATGCCGGCCAGCTACGCGCTGGAGGCCTTGCAGCAGGTGAACAGCCATACCGAGCTGACCACCATCGCGGTCCGGGACATCGTCGTGGTCCTCGCTTTCGCGATGGCGGCCATGGCGCTGGCCGCCGCGACGCTGCGCCGGCGAACACCGTGA
- a CDS encoding TetR family transcriptional regulator: MSAGSAKRPGRPRGSSDTRERILTRARELFARNGIDKTSIRSIAAAAGVDSALVHHYFGTKQQLFAAAIQLPIDPMTVLVPLRDTPIEDLGHVLPATLLPLWDSEMGAGLIATIRSLLTGSDVSLVRSFLQEVITAEVAPRVDNPPGTGRLRVQFVASQLVGVVMARYIIGLEPFASLTPEQISATIAPTLQRYLTGELPGL; encoded by the coding sequence GTGAGCGCCGGCTCGGCCAAACGCCCCGGCCGGCCGCGCGGTTCTTCCGACACTCGGGAGCGCATTCTCACCCGCGCTCGAGAGTTGTTCGCCCGCAACGGGATCGACAAGACATCGATCCGCTCGATTGCCGCTGCCGCCGGCGTGGATTCGGCCCTGGTCCATCACTACTTCGGTACCAAGCAGCAGCTGTTCGCCGCCGCGATCCAACTGCCGATCGACCCGATGACCGTGCTGGTTCCGCTGCGCGACACCCCCATCGAGGATCTCGGCCACGTGCTGCCCGCCACCCTGCTGCCGCTGTGGGATTCGGAGATGGGCGCGGGCCTCATCGCCACCATCCGGTCACTGCTGACCGGTTCTGATGTCAGCTTGGTCCGCTCGTTTCTGCAGGAAGTGATCACCGCCGAGGTGGCGCCGCGAGTGGACAACCCGCCGGGCACGGGACGACTGCGCGTGCAGTTCGTCGCCTCACAGCTGGTGGGCGTGGTGATGGCCCGCTACATCATCGGGCTCGAGCCGTTCGCCTCGCTGACGCCGGAACAAATCAGCGCGACCATCGCGCCGACGTTGCAGCGTTACCTCACCGGCGAATTGCCCGGGCTCTAG